TGTGTTGCCATTCAGGACGGCGTGCCATCGGCTTCAACCTCAGTAAAGCTTTTGCCAAAAGCCAGTGCTTCTGCCTGCGCAAGAACGTTGGCCAGGAGAATGTCTTGGTTATGACCGAGCGGGTGAAGGGGCTGTGCAAACGCAAAAAGGCACAGGGTATCAGTTTCGCTCCTTGATGAATCAGTTGATAGAAGGAATGCTGGCCATTGGTGCCCGGTTCTCCCCAGTAAATCGATCCAATCTGGTACGACACTTCCGCCCCATCGAGCGTGACATGCTTACCGTTGCTCTCCATTGTCAATTGTTGGAGGTAGGCCCGTGACCGCGAGTTCCTGGATGTATCGGCGAAGTGTGCCACTGGTCAAGAGACAACAGGTGATGTTGTCGAGCCAGAGGCTCTGACCCAATTCATGTAGTTTTTCTGTCGCTCGACTCGCAGTTTTCATGGTATTACCTAAGAAACTATCCCAAAACGCTTAAAAAGAGACGAAAACCCTTGATTATGAGGCCTTAATCGCCTTTTTAGAGTGTTCTTCGGTTTGATAGTGTTTGCCAACAATTGCCATCTTCTTCATATCGAAGCCGTACTTCTGAAGTTCCCGAGTCGACTTTTTAGCCTGATCGTTTATTGCAAAGACCGCGACCACGGAGTTCTTAAAGGAAATCATCCTGTTCCTCCAGTTGCCAATCGAGAACGATGACGGGGATGCCAAAACAAGGAGCACCCTGTTCTTTATTTCCCTTCAGCGACTTTGGGCTGAGGGATTATTGTAGTCCTTGCAATCGCAACTATCGGATCGTATGTTAGGCGACCAACAGCACGGGAAATGTCAGAAAAGGTCCCAATCTCTGTCGGGGCTTCCCCGATGAGGTGGAGCATCGCGGGTGGTGCCTATGCTAGAGGAGGTCTTAAGCAAAGAGGCTTTGCATGGGGTGGCAATGGTGGGTCGAAAGGATACAGAGGGTATGGAGGATATGGTGGGTATCGATGGTACGGTTATGGGTACGGGGGAGGCTATCGCAATCCCTAGAGCGACAATTATTTCAATAGTTTCCTTCCCGGTTATTTGCCATACATATTCGACGGCGCCCAGTATTACGGTTACAACAGCCTATGCAGACAGGTTTTCCCCGTCGCGCAAACTCTCATTTATCTAATCGATTCCGCCACATTTTCTCTCTAACTCACCCAAGTCAATTCCACATACTTAACACTCTGGCAACCTCGAAAACCTCAACGGCTTGAAATTCTCGAACGAGTAAGCCGCTGGCGGTTTCGTTGCAGCTCGGGGCTTGAACCGAGGCTTGGGTCATCTGGAGAGTCTTTCGACTGAATGCAAAAAATTGATCGGAACAGAGAAAGATAGGTCCGTTGTGTTATATCTTTTATGGGGCTGCCTAATATTGACGGTCTTAGTCGTTGGCGAGTCCCCGGTCTATGGCCAAAAAATTCAAGAGCTACAGAGTGAGAGTGCCTATTTCGGTAACGGCCCCATTGTGGAGCCGAAACCTGCTCTGGACTTGGTCCGTGTCGGGCAACTGATTTTCGCCAGGACGAATCAGTTTAGAGACCAGGAGAAACGCACGCCTCTGAAGTCTAATTATCAGTTGACCGAGTCTGCCCAAGCCTTTGCAGATTACCTGGCCAAGACAGATAAATTCTGCCACACCGCCGATGGCAAGGAGCCTTGGGACAGAACCACCAAAGCCGGTTATCAACACTGCATTATCCTGGAAAACATCGCGTACGAATACAATTCTGCTGGCTTCACTGTCCAAGCGTTGGCCAACGATTTAGTGCGCGGCTGGGAGAACTCCCCGGGACATCGCAAAAACATGCTCGACCCCGATGTACTGGAGATCGGCGTTGGACTGGCCCGCAGTTCGAACACGGGGCGATACTACGCCGTTCAAGATTTCGGTCGTCCCAAGTCTGCCATGATTACCTTTAAGGTGTTCAATCGCACCGATGCAATGCTGACTTATACCATCGATGATCAGACTTGCACGGCCGGTCCCAACTACACAATCACATACGAGCGAAGTCGTCCTCCAGAACTGCGGTTTGTATGGGGAGAGAAGGCGAACGTCACACAAGCTGCCAGGAGGCTATTTCGACCCGCTAATGGTGCTAGCTATACCGTTCGAACGACTGAAGAGAAAACCGTCACGGTAGACGGCCAATAGTGGCGTGCTGAAACGGTCGGACTAATTTCGAGACAGTGCAGGTATTATTCGATTTGACGCTGACGGAGGGAAGAAAAAGTAGGGCGGATAGGGAGAACCGCTGTTTCGTACAGCAATGCGAGAGTCCTCGTATGAAGAAATTGGTCGAACCTATAAAAGTGTTCTTCCATGTTGGTTTTATTTCGTTTGTACCCAAGAAGAAGGTGCCAGATGGCGAAAAATCTATTCAAAGTCGCTCCAGATACAGTTGCATATGCTGACGGGAAAACTCACAAGCTTATAGTGGAATTTGCAATTCCCGGAGCGCCAACGGAAACTATTGATGTAAAGATCCTGGGAGACAGCATTCACCTGAAAGCTCCCGCTAAGAACATCGAATATGTTGCAGTACTGGCTCTAACCTGGCCTGTTAAACCTGACAAGGGGGAAGCGACCTACGAACACGGCCTTCTCCGAATCGAGGTGCCCTTCAAAGATCCGATGGAGGATGCTGTGAAGGTCGTCGTTAAGACCGGGGCCGTGGAAACCAAGCCTAAAATAAGCACTACTGGAGTAGCTCCACCTGCGGTTGAACGAAGCAATGATAAAGCAGTGGCTGGCAAAGCGGTCTAACGTACCCTCGCTGTAGTTACCCAACTTCGATTGGTTTTTTGATCGGTCACTCGGTCACGTACATAGGAGCTAAATAATGAGCCATCGTGGAAAGCTAGCTTGGTGCGAGGACATTAGGCTTTGTGCTTATCACAAATGGGAGGCCGCCGGTAAGCCAACTGGAGATGGAGTTTCGTTCTGGCTAGAAGCGGAGCAAGAACAGGAGAAACTTGAAAAAGAGAAACTCGTTCAAGGGGACGGTTGGGAAGGGGACCGAGCGCTTGAAAGCCGAGAGGCCGAGGAGAATTTCAAGGCGCATAATGCGAGCGTGGATAGCCAGTATAGAGACAACAACCGGATGTTCCAAAGCCACGGTAATCGAGGCCATCGACACGGTTCCAAACGAGAGTAATCTCCTCGAAGAAGTGGGGGGGGCAGGATTTGGCCCTGCCTCTCATTTATTGTTCGCACAAAAAATGTAACGAGAATGTTCTGAAAAAGGAGAAGGAGGTGCTGGAGTACCAGTATGTCTCTGATCTTTAAAGGAAGAAAACTATGAAGGCAAAACAAATGGATCAGACGAATCATCCTGAAAATAAGGGAGCTTCGCGAGAGAATAAGAGCCCC
The genomic region above belongs to Telmatocola sphagniphila and contains:
- a CDS encoding CAP domain-containing protein; its protein translation is MLYLLWGCLILTVLVVGESPVYGQKIQELQSESAYFGNGPIVEPKPALDLVRVGQLIFARTNQFRDQEKRTPLKSNYQLTESAQAFADYLAKTDKFCHTADGKEPWDRTTKAGYQHCIILENIAYEYNSAGFTVQALANDLVRGWENSPGHRKNMLDPDVLEIGVGLARSSNTGRYYAVQDFGRPKSAMITFKVFNRTDAMLTYTIDDQTCTAGPNYTITYERSRPPELRFVWGEKANVTQAARRLFRPANGASYTVRTTEEKTVTVDGQ
- a CDS encoding DUF2934 domain-containing protein encodes the protein MSHRGKLAWCEDIRLCAYHKWEAAGKPTGDGVSFWLEAEQEQEKLEKEKLVQGDGWEGDRALESREAEENFKAHNASVDSQYRDNNRMFQSHGNRGHRHGSKRE
- a CDS encoding Hsp20/alpha crystallin family protein: MAKNLFKVAPDTVAYADGKTHKLIVEFAIPGAPTETIDVKILGDSIHLKAPAKNIEYVAVLALTWPVKPDKGEATYEHGLLRIEVPFKDPMEDAVKVVVKTGAVETKPKISTTGVAPPAVERSNDKAVAGKAV